The following are encoded together in the Salinibacterium sp. UTAS2018 genome:
- a CDS encoding DUF4397 domain-containing protein: MRNKIFAGVAAGAIAAVGVAIPANAISDTTADLYVLHGVPGLTVDVYVNGELTLDDFEPGDLAGPLDLPADTYTVAITAADAEDDSEPAIGPIDLTLEANMSYTAVAHLDESGDPTASLFTNDLSPVAAGEGRLTVRHTAAAPAVDILANDAVAFENLSNPDEVKADLAVGTISAAVALTGTTDPAIGPADVDIAEGVNTIVYAWGSAEDDNLDLAVQTIDGLHSNPSGVDAGTAGLAADSNNGALVAGLGGLAALLALAGFAATRLFAARAAK; encoded by the coding sequence GTGCGAAACAAAATTTTTGCTGGTGTAGCCGCCGGAGCCATTGCCGCCGTCGGAGTAGCCATCCCCGCGAACGCCATTTCAGACACCACCGCAGACCTCTACGTTCTGCACGGAGTACCAGGACTCACCGTTGACGTCTACGTGAACGGCGAGCTGACCCTCGATGACTTCGAGCCCGGTGACCTTGCTGGCCCGCTCGACCTTCCGGCCGACACGTACACAGTCGCGATCACCGCTGCGGATGCGGAAGACGACTCCGAGCCGGCCATCGGCCCGATCGACCTCACGCTCGAAGCCAACATGAGCTACACCGCGGTCGCTCACCTCGACGAGTCCGGTGACCCTACCGCCAGCCTCTTCACCAACGACCTTTCTCCGGTCGCTGCTGGTGAAGGTCGTTTGACGGTCCGCCACACGGCAGCAGCGCCTGCTGTAGACATCCTTGCCAATGACGCCGTGGCCTTCGAGAACCTCAGCAACCCCGACGAGGTGAAAGCTGACCTCGCCGTCGGAACGATTTCCGCAGCGGTAGCCCTCACGGGAACGACTGACCCGGCCATCGGCCCGGCTGATGTCGACATTGCTGAAGGTGTCAACACGATCGTGTACGCCTGGGGTAGTGCAGAAGACGACAACCTCGACCTCGCCGTACAGACCATTGACGGCCTTCACTCGAACCCGAGTGGCGTAGATGCAGGAACCGCCGGCCTCGCGGCTGACAGCAACAATGGCGCACTCGTCGCTGGCCTCGGTGGCCTCGCAGCGCTTCTTGCCCTCGCCGGCTTTGCGGCAACCCGTCTCTTCGCCGCACGCGCAGCCAAGTAG
- a CDS encoding acyltransferase family protein — protein MTQNTSRDPYLDNAKAILIILVVVGHVIERIDRGSADGVYTWIYLFHMPAFVFVSGYFSRSFVGNPKQMASLISVLIAPYVLFQIIFALENWLILGNNFELRLFVPGFALWYLLALLVWRLVIPLLRAVRHPVLISFAVSILSVLAGGVSQDLSAARILSFLPFFTLGLFTTPDHIDKFKRLTAPLWVRVGTGTLFAAAVVATYLAHDVLPRRWIYMYGQMDTFGLTEVEHVVVRVGVLVTASVMSLVFFSLVPRFSSPLTVLGQRTLQIYLLHTIVLYPLRPLIGDWSDWTIRTVALAGVFGVALAVVLGTRAVARATRWLTDPLALVALVRGTREGPARL, from the coding sequence ATGACCCAGAACACTTCACGCGACCCTTATCTCGACAATGCCAAGGCGATTCTCATCATCCTTGTCGTCGTCGGCCACGTGATCGAGCGCATCGATCGAGGATCAGCCGATGGCGTATACACGTGGATCTATCTCTTTCACATGCCGGCGTTCGTGTTCGTGTCGGGCTACTTCTCGCGAAGCTTCGTGGGTAACCCGAAGCAAATGGCGAGTCTTATCTCGGTACTAATCGCACCCTACGTGCTCTTCCAGATCATTTTTGCTCTCGAAAATTGGCTGATTCTCGGCAACAACTTCGAGTTGCGACTCTTCGTTCCGGGGTTCGCGCTCTGGTATCTCCTGGCGTTGCTGGTGTGGAGACTCGTGATCCCGCTACTGCGCGCAGTGCGCCATCCGGTGCTGATTTCGTTCGCTGTCTCGATTCTTTCGGTGCTGGCGGGTGGCGTCTCACAGGATCTGTCAGCGGCCCGCATCCTCTCGTTCTTGCCCTTCTTCACTCTCGGGCTTTTCACCACGCCTGACCACATCGATAAATTCAAGCGGCTGACCGCTCCGCTGTGGGTGAGAGTGGGTACCGGAACGTTGTTCGCTGCTGCTGTGGTTGCCACCTATCTCGCGCACGACGTGCTGCCTCGACGCTGGATCTACATGTACGGCCAAATGGATACATTCGGCCTCACCGAGGTTGAGCATGTCGTGGTGAGGGTGGGCGTGCTCGTCACGGCGTCAGTGATGTCGCTCGTGTTCTTCTCGTTGGTGCCTCGATTCAGTAGCCCTCTTACCGTCCTTGGGCAGAGAACGCTCCAGATCTACCTGCTGCACACCATTGTTCTCTACCCATTGCGGCCGCTGATCGGAGACTGGTCTGACTGGACCATCCGCACCGTCGCCTTAGCCGGAGTATTCGGTGTCGCGCTCGCGGTGGTTCTGGGCACACGGGCCGTGGCTCGAGCCACGCGGTGGCTCACTGATCCGCTGGCGCTCGTGGCTCTGGTTCGCGGCACTAGAGAAGGGCCCGCGCGGCTATAG
- a CDS encoding benzoate/H(+) symporter BenE family transporter, whose protein sequence is MGPHNSRAVNPPKDSAIFQLFSTGIIAGIAGFASSFTLVVAGLQAVGASDAQAASGLLILTVMMGLVTIGMAWRYRMPITVAWSTPGAALLIVAAQGDVQFQAAVGAFIVCGVLIMVCGLVPALGRLITRIPQPIASAMLAGILFPICLAPITASVEYPRLGLPMVVTWLFLLKVAPRWAVPGALVAAIVAIALTTEGSVFGGAAVAPQLTPVVPVFDPTLILSLGIPLFVVTMAGQNVPGFTVMRSYGYAVPAGPALSVTGAASVVSAFFGGHALNLAAITAALTASEEAHDDPKRRWIASVAAGSTYVVIGLAAGFATALVSVAPPIVVVAIAGLAVIGALITSVRSALDAAEHRIAAIATFLVAASGVTVIGIGSAFWALLVGAIIMLWLGWSRSAGRSKPVTTEEPSST, encoded by the coding sequence GTGGGGCCGCACAACTCTCGTGCGGTCAACCCACCGAAGGATTCCGCTATTTTCCAGCTCTTCTCGACCGGCATCATTGCGGGGATCGCGGGCTTCGCGTCATCCTTCACGCTCGTGGTTGCTGGCCTGCAGGCGGTGGGGGCGAGTGATGCACAGGCAGCATCCGGTCTCTTGATCCTCACGGTGATGATGGGGCTCGTCACGATCGGGATGGCATGGCGCTACCGGATGCCGATCACAGTGGCGTGGTCAACTCCCGGTGCGGCGCTGCTGATCGTTGCAGCCCAGGGAGACGTGCAGTTTCAGGCTGCGGTCGGAGCCTTTATCGTCTGCGGAGTGCTCATCATGGTGTGTGGCCTCGTGCCCGCGCTGGGGCGATTGATCACGCGGATTCCGCAGCCAATCGCGAGCGCGATGCTCGCAGGCATCCTGTTCCCGATCTGTCTCGCCCCCATCACTGCGTCCGTCGAGTATCCCCGGCTTGGCTTGCCGATGGTAGTGACGTGGTTGTTCCTGCTCAAGGTTGCCCCGCGGTGGGCTGTACCCGGAGCGCTCGTCGCGGCGATTGTCGCTATTGCACTCACCACAGAAGGGAGTGTGTTCGGTGGTGCAGCCGTCGCGCCGCAGCTCACGCCCGTTGTGCCAGTGTTCGATCCGACTCTTATCCTGAGCCTCGGCATCCCTCTCTTCGTCGTCACGATGGCGGGGCAGAACGTGCCGGGTTTCACCGTGATGCGCAGCTATGGCTACGCGGTTCCGGCCGGCCCCGCACTTTCTGTTACCGGAGCCGCATCGGTGGTAAGTGCGTTCTTCGGCGGTCACGCTCTCAATCTCGCCGCAATAACTGCCGCGCTCACCGCCAGCGAGGAGGCACACGACGACCCCAAGAGACGCTGGATCGCCTCTGTCGCCGCCGGGAGCACCTACGTGGTGATCGGTCTCGCCGCCGGGTTCGCAACGGCACTCGTATCGGTGGCGCCGCCCATCGTTGTCGTCGCCATAGCGGGGCTCGCAGTAATCGGCGCCCTCATTACGTCGGTGCGCTCGGCTCTGGATGCTGCTGAGCACCGGATCGCCGCGATAGCGACCTTTCTCGTCGCGGCTTCGGGGGTGACCGTGATCGGAATCGGCTCCGCGTTCTGGGCGCTCCTTGTGGGAGCAATCATCATGCTGTGGCTCGGCTGGAGCCGATCTGCCGGTCGGTCGAAACCCGTGACGACAGAAGAACCGAGTTCGACATGA
- a CDS encoding acyltransferase family protein, translated as MSQELPASPARSSDNAANRARARDPYFDNAKAILIVLVVVGHAIERIDRGSADTLYTWIYLFHMPAFVLVSGYLSRSFSGTPRQVASLISLLLAPYFLFQTVLALENWAFNGNDFALQLFVPTFSLWYLVALLAWRLAIPLVRVMRHPMIFSIAVSVLSVLGGGISQELSGARILSFLPFFTLGLMLTPQKIEAFTRLTSSLWVRAGIASLLVATLPVVYLGRDVIDRRWLYMYGQVEKFGLSEAENVLVRVMVLVVALAMTVAVLALVPRRRSAITVLGERTLEVYLLHTIILYPLFPLIASWPGWSWASVAVMVVAAVLLTFALSSPLAMKATRWLTHPLDAVRWGQSVFGRRPLP; from the coding sequence GTGAGCCAAGAATTGCCGGCGTCTCCGGCACGCTCGTCGGATAACGCCGCGAACAGAGCTCGTGCGCGCGATCCTTACTTCGACAACGCCAAAGCGATTCTCATCGTGCTCGTCGTCGTCGGCCACGCGATTGAAAGAATCGATCGCGGCTCTGCAGACACGCTGTACACCTGGATTTACCTTTTCCATATGCCAGCCTTTGTGCTCGTATCCGGCTACCTCTCTCGATCGTTTTCTGGCACCCCGCGGCAGGTCGCTAGTCTTATTTCTCTCCTGCTCGCGCCTTATTTTCTCTTCCAGACGGTGCTCGCTCTCGAGAACTGGGCTTTCAACGGAAACGATTTTGCGCTTCAGCTTTTCGTTCCGACTTTCTCGCTCTGGTATCTCGTCGCTCTGCTGGCGTGGCGACTCGCGATTCCGCTCGTGCGCGTCATGCGACATCCGATGATTTTCTCGATTGCGGTGTCAGTGTTGTCAGTTCTCGGAGGCGGTATTTCCCAAGAGCTCTCGGGCGCCCGCATCCTCTCGTTCTTGCCCTTCTTCACTCTCGGTTTGATGCTGACTCCTCAGAAGATCGAGGCCTTCACGCGGCTCACATCGTCGCTCTGGGTTCGCGCGGGTATCGCGTCTCTCCTTGTCGCGACGCTGCCAGTCGTCTACCTCGGTCGAGACGTCATCGACCGGCGCTGGCTCTATATGTATGGTCAGGTTGAGAAGTTTGGCCTCAGCGAAGCAGAGAACGTGCTGGTGCGTGTGATGGTCCTGGTCGTGGCGCTGGCGATGACGGTGGCTGTGCTGGCTCTCGTTCCGCGACGCAGAAGCGCAATAACGGTGCTCGGCGAGCGCACCCTCGAGGTCTACCTGCTGCACACGATTATTCTCTACCCGCTTTTTCCCCTGATAGCTTCGTGGCCAGGCTGGTCATGGGCTTCGGTAGCAGTGATGGTGGTCGCGGCGGTGCTGCTGACGTTCGCCCTCAGCAGCCCGCTCGCAATGAAAGCGACTCGATGGCTCACTCACCCCCTCGATGCTGTGCGGTGGGGCCAAAGCGTGTTCGGGCGCAGGCCGCTGCCTTAG
- a CDS encoding NADP-dependent oxidoreductase, with product MSRRVTYSQLGGPEVLTISEITAPHAGDGEVRVRVKFAGINPFDAKVFSGAATANPQNVTFPSGNGNDFAGVVDEIGDGVEGWTVGDEVLGGKGFSGQADFVVVPAEKLVRKPAQLGWEQAGGLDIAGRTAWASVDAVALTAADTVLVSAAAGGVGVIAAQLAKLKGATVIGSASASNHDFLRSLGIHPVTYGEGMVERILEISPEGLTAALDNNGRETVDAALALGAPADRINTIADYAAVSEYGTSGVGAAGATPQDLASLAALIAAGTVQVPIDEVFPIEQVSAAYTKLLHGHSRGKIVLAL from the coding sequence ATGTCGCGTCGCGTTACTTACTCTCAGCTCGGTGGGCCAGAAGTGCTCACGATTTCCGAAATCACCGCTCCTCACGCGGGCGACGGCGAGGTGCGCGTGCGAGTGAAATTCGCGGGCATCAACCCGTTCGACGCGAAGGTATTTAGCGGAGCGGCCACGGCTAATCCTCAAAACGTGACATTTCCGAGTGGTAATGGCAATGATTTCGCCGGCGTGGTCGACGAAATCGGCGACGGCGTCGAGGGCTGGACGGTGGGCGACGAGGTACTCGGAGGCAAGGGTTTCAGCGGTCAAGCGGACTTCGTTGTTGTTCCGGCGGAGAAGCTCGTCCGCAAGCCGGCGCAACTGGGCTGGGAACAGGCGGGCGGTCTCGATATCGCCGGTCGCACGGCGTGGGCGAGCGTTGACGCTGTTGCTCTTACCGCGGCGGATACCGTTCTCGTGAGTGCCGCAGCGGGTGGCGTCGGCGTCATAGCCGCTCAGCTCGCCAAGCTGAAGGGTGCGACCGTCATCGGTTCCGCCAGCGCGTCGAACCATGATTTCTTGCGATCTCTTGGCATCCACCCCGTCACGTATGGCGAGGGTATGGTCGAGCGCATTCTCGAGATCAGTCCCGAAGGTCTCACGGCCGCTCTTGACAACAACGGCCGCGAAACAGTGGATGCTGCACTCGCGCTCGGCGCCCCGGCTGACCGCATCAACACCATTGCCGACTATGCGGCAGTGTCAGAGTACGGCACGTCGGGCGTGGGCGCTGCGGGTGCGACTCCGCAGGATCTCGCGTCATTGGCGGCCCTCATCGCTGCCGGCACTGTGCAGGTGCCGATTGACGAGGTGTTCCCGATCGAGCAGGTCTCTGCGGCGTATACCAAGCTGCTGCACGGGCATTCGCGGGGCAAGATCGTGCTCGCGCTCTAA
- a CDS encoding HdeD family acid-resistance protein has protein sequence MSSTEHTTARSLSAEDLLPGLLRVHRGQLMAVAVIGLVLGVIGLLFPDATLLTIAVLFGIYLIASGMYRVTAAFVANNLDSPMRWTTGLLGLLIVIAGILCLSNPFQTLIALALVIGIGWILEGVVDLVGGVRGTIHPRWFGWVSGIVSMAAGVAMFVLPAAGVFSLVAIGAVLMIAVSLTTLLTLPRKPKNTATSAPVAAE, from the coding sequence ATGAGCTCGACTGAACACACGACTGCCCGCTCCCTCTCGGCCGAGGATCTTCTGCCCGGACTCTTGCGCGTTCACCGCGGACAACTCATGGCCGTCGCCGTGATCGGGCTCGTGCTCGGAGTCATCGGCTTGCTGTTCCCCGATGCCACACTCCTCACCATCGCGGTGCTTTTTGGCATCTATCTCATCGCGTCGGGCATGTACCGCGTCACTGCAGCCTTCGTGGCTAACAATCTCGACTCACCGATGCGCTGGACCACGGGCCTGCTTGGGCTCCTCATCGTGATCGCCGGCATCCTGTGTCTTTCTAACCCGTTCCAAACGCTCATCGCGCTCGCCCTGGTGATCGGCATCGGCTGGATTCTCGAAGGAGTCGTCGACCTCGTCGGTGGTGTGCGCGGCACCATCCACCCGCGCTGGTTCGGCTGGGTCAGCGGCATCGTCTCGATGGCCGCTGGCGTCGCCATGTTCGTGCTCCCCGCAGCTGGCGTGTTCTCGCTCGTCGCCATCGGCGCCGTTCTGATGATCGCCGTGAGCCTCACCACACTGCTCACGCTGCCGCGCAAGCCCAAGAACACCGCGACCAGCGCACCGGTAGCCGCTGAGTAG
- the rpsO gene encoding 30S ribosomal protein S15, which produces MALEASIKKAIIEEYATHPGDTGSPEVQIAMMTRRILDLTEHLKMHKHDHHSRRGLLLLVGQRRRLLGYLQNVDITRYRTLIEKLGLRR; this is translated from the coding sequence ATGGCTCTAGAAGCAAGCATCAAGAAGGCGATCATCGAAGAGTACGCAACCCACCCAGGTGACACGGGATCCCCCGAGGTCCAGATTGCGATGATGACTCGTCGCATCCTCGACCTCACGGAACACCTCAAGATGCACAAGCACGACCACCACTCACGTCGTGGACTGCTTCTTCTTGTTGGTCAGCGTCGTCGTCTGCTGGGTTACCTGCAGAACGTTGACATCACGCGTTACCGTACGCTGATTGAGAAGCTGGGACTGCGCCGCTAG
- a CDS encoding MarP family serine protease codes for MNIAPLLDLILVVVLVGYAIYGLRIGLTRSIFVIAGVAVGIFFAALFARSVAEIASNPQARVLIAVSVAVALVALGHALGSAAGRAIHVAIETRALRGADRAVGGLAIAMLAALVISTVSFSAAQLGIPILSRTIAASSVIRTIQDATPDVVEANIARWRTALSDRALPLLGSPLGDPNAQIPSIDTESPALDAAAQSVVRITGNAYACGQGQTGSGFVVAPERVMTNAHVVSGTSGPVVEAMNGQVLGTTIVYFDSVNDLAILAVPGLTVDALRLGDTARPGTSTAIQGYPYGGPFTTNPALVQQVSTFESPDIYGDGGAPREVYTLAGQVNPGNSGGPLLTLDGDIAGTIFGSSTEQNNVGYALTLDAVRPVAQNAADLSTTVSSGVCIAH; via the coding sequence ATGAATATCGCCCCGCTACTCGACCTCATCTTGGTCGTCGTGTTGGTGGGCTACGCGATCTACGGGCTCCGGATCGGTCTGACCCGCAGCATCTTCGTCATCGCGGGAGTAGCCGTCGGCATTTTCTTCGCCGCACTGTTCGCCCGCAGCGTGGCAGAGATCGCGTCGAACCCGCAAGCGCGCGTTCTCATCGCGGTGTCCGTCGCCGTCGCGCTCGTTGCTCTCGGGCATGCATTAGGTTCCGCCGCCGGCCGAGCAATCCACGTAGCGATCGAAACCCGGGCCCTCCGTGGCGCCGACCGCGCAGTGGGCGGCCTCGCGATTGCGATGCTTGCCGCGCTAGTCATCTCGACCGTGAGCTTTAGCGCGGCTCAGCTGGGAATACCGATACTTTCCCGCACGATTGCTGCTTCTTCGGTCATCCGCACGATTCAAGACGCAACTCCTGATGTAGTCGAGGCGAACATCGCCCGCTGGCGAACAGCCCTCAGCGACCGCGCGCTTCCCTTGCTGGGTTCCCCTCTCGGCGATCCGAACGCACAAATCCCCTCCATCGACACCGAGAGCCCCGCCCTCGATGCTGCAGCCCAATCGGTCGTGCGCATCACGGGAAACGCTTACGCGTGCGGTCAAGGTCAGACAGGGAGTGGTTTTGTCGTCGCCCCAGAACGCGTCATGACCAACGCCCACGTTGTCTCTGGAACGAGCGGCCCGGTTGTCGAGGCGATGAACGGCCAAGTTCTGGGCACCACGATCGTGTACTTCGATTCCGTCAACGACCTTGCGATACTGGCGGTACCCGGCCTTACCGTTGATGCTTTGCGACTCGGTGACACGGCCCGGCCCGGTACGAGCACCGCGATTCAGGGTTATCCCTATGGCGGACCTTTTACAACAAACCCTGCCCTGGTACAGCAGGTCAGCACTTTTGAGAGCCCCGATATCTATGGAGATGGTGGCGCGCCGCGCGAGGTATATACGCTCGCCGGCCAAGTGAATCCCGGTAACTCGGGCGGCCCGTTGCTCACGCTCGACGGCGATATCGCCGGGACCATCTTTGGCAGCAGCACCGAGCAGAACAATGTGGGCTACGCCCTGACGTTGGATGCTGTTCGCCCGGTTGCGCAAAACGCTGCCGATCTCAGTACCACCGTCTCTAGTGGCGTGTGCATCGCACACTAA